The Pseudomonas sp. MH9.2 genomic interval AATGTGATGCGCGTGACTCTGGAATTGGCCGAAGGCGAATGGATGGAGTTCCGCCCGGGCCAGTTCATGCAGATTGTTGTGCCAGGCCTTGGTGTGTTGCGCAGCTACTCGCCAGCGAGTACCCAGCAGAGCTTGCCAAAGATGGAGTTCCTGATCCGTCTGCTACCCGGTGGGGCGATGTCCGAGTTTCTGGAGTCCGTGGCCGAGTCCGATCAGGTCCTGAATCTGAGCGGTCCTTATGGCGCGTTCTTCCTGCGTGAGGAGCACAAACGTGCGCCGCATATTTTTGTCGCGGGCGGCACTGGCCTGGCGCCGATCCTGTCAATGATCGACGCGCTGCGTCAGGGCAGCGGGCGCAAGCCACCGATGCTCCTGACCTTCGGCTGCGCGGTGCCCGAAGCGCTGTTCTCGCTTGAGGACATTGAGTTGCGTCAGCAATGGTTGCCGTCCCTCGAGACGCGCATCTGTGTCGACCGCGAAGCCACCGACGGCCTGCATCAGGGCAGCCCGGTCAGCGCATTGCGAGAAGGTGACATCAACCATCCTGACGCCGTGGCTTACCTGTGCGGCCCGCAGCCCATGATTGACGCCGCCACCAAGCGCCTGATCGAGCTGGGCATGAAGTCGCAAAATATTTTTGCCGAACAGTTTGTCGCCAGTAATTGAGGAAGTGCGCATGAAACCTACGACTTCACTCCCGTTTTCTGCCCAGCAGGATCAGTGGTACGAGCAGGCCCGCGCCAGACTCAACCCGCAGCGTCTCAAGCAGCTTTTGTTTGATATCAGCAATATCCACAGCCCGACGGGTGCGACCCGTCAGGCCAGCGAGTTCATGAGTCGCCACCTGCAAGGCATCGGCATGAAGTCGCGCTACTGCCCGATGAGCGACATCACGGGCAACGTGGTAGGTGAATGCCGTGGCAGTGGTGGCGGCGCAACCGTGTTGCTGTATGCGCCCATCGACACCCACCTGGACCGTACTCCCGGTGAGGAAATGCTCACCGGCGAAGGTCAGGAAGCCGACCTGCAACCCTTCGCGCAGATGGTTGATGACTGGGTGTTTGGTCTCGGCTCATCGAACCCCAAGGCGATGATTGCGACCTTGACCGAAGTGGCCACCGCGCTGATTGAAGCGGAGGTGCCGCTGCGGGGTGACTTGCTGCTGGGTATGGCCGACGGCGGTATGCCGGTGGACATCAGTGCGCGTCACGCGGGTATGTCCAATGGCGTGATTCATCTGCTCAATCGCGGCATGTACCCGGACTTCGCCATCATCATGAAGCCATGGAACTGGGTCTACCACGAGGAACCGGGCATGGCCTGGTTCAAGCTCAAGGTCTACGGCACCCTTGGCTATGCCGGTGTGCCGCACGACATTCCGGGTTTCCGCAGCTCCGTGGTGCCTTCAGCCACGGTTATCCAGGAGCTGCAGCAGTGGATTCTGGCTTACACCAAACGCAACACCAGCGGTGTCATCGAGCCACACGGCTGGATCAGCGGTGTGCGCGGAGGCGACGTCGAACGCCCGGCGTTCCCGAGCGCGGTCACTGAAATCTTTTTCGATGTGCGTATTAATCCGCGCGTCAGCCCCGGTGACGTCAAGGCGCAGTTCGCTGAATTCGTCGACGACCTCAAGGTGCGCTTTCCTGCGCTGGATCTGGGCTGGGAAATGTACGGCTCGGTACCTGGCGGCACTACTGATCCGCAAAACTGGATCATCCAGTCATGCAAGCGGGGTTGGGAGTTCATTGAGCAACGCCCACACGGCATGCCCGACATGCTCGCCGGTCAAACGGATGGTGCAGCGCTACGCCGTTATGGCGTGCCGACCGCGCGTATCGGTTGGCCGTGGCCCGCGACCGGCGCACCGCTGCCGGTGGCCGAGGGTTTGGGCGGCATGGGCGCGACCTATGTCCCTGATCTGATGCCCTGCGCCGAGAAGATTCTCTACGCGTTGATCGACACCCTGACGCGTCCCCGCCACGAACTGGGCCTGTGAGCACGAGGAGCTAATAATGAAAAAGCGCATCAAGATGATTTTCCCGGTTCCGATGAGTGAGGCCACGCGTCCGCTGGTGGAATCTCAGCTGCCCGCTTCGCTGATGCGGCCCGACATTGACGTGAGCTTTGTGGGCGCGGGCCAGGTGATGACCCTGGCCGACAGCTATTACGACATGGCGCTGATGGAGCTGGCGGTGATCGAAGCCGGGATCAAGGCTGAGGAAGAAGGCTACGACGCGGTGTGCGTGAATACCGTCAGTGACTCTGGCCTGTCGGCGCTGCGTTCACGCTTGTCGATCCCGGTACTGGCACCAGGTATCGCCGCGTTCCATACCGCCTGCATGCTCGGACAGAAGTTCAGCATCCTGACCATGTGGCCGCGTTGGTACCCGCTGTATCGCAAGACCATCAAGGAATACGGCTTGGAATCGCGTCTGGCCTCGATCCGCTCGATCGATGTGCGCCCCGACACTGAGGCGTTGCTGGAAGGCAAGGAGGAGGTGGTCTTCGCCAAACTACTGGAAGCGGGAAGGCTTGCCATTGAGCAAGACGGTGCCGATGTGATTGTGCTCGGCTCGACCACCATGCACCAGTCACATGCCTATCTTGCCCAGCATCTACCGGTGCCAGTGCTCAACCCTGGGCTGATTGCTTACAAGATGTGCGAAGTGCTGCTCGACCTGGGTCTGTGCCACAGCAAGATCGCCTACCCAAGCCCGGAACAGAACAAGGACGCAGCCTTCAGTCGCTGAAGCCTGCGCCAAGGAGTGCTGACATGACAGTGTTTGAATCTGCAAGCGTTCACGTTTCGACCGATATGACCATCGCCGAGGCGTCTGAGGCTTTTCGCAACGGCGTGCTGAGTAGCGTCGAGCTGGTCCAGGCGTGCCTGAAGCGTTCTGAGGAAGGTAAGTCGCTCAATGTGTATGTGACCCTCGACAGCGCGGGAGCTTTGCAGGCCGCCCAGGCCGCCGATGCTGCACGCAAGGCGGGCGAGCCGCTCAAGCCGCTCAGTGGCATCCCGATTGTCATCAAGGACAATATCCACGTTGCGGGGCTGCAGTGCACCGCAGGCTCACCGGCTTTCGCAGGCTTTGTGCCGAGTGAAGATTCGCCCTGCGTGCAAAAACTGCGTGAAGCCGGGGCGATCATTCTCGGCAAGACCAACATGCATGAACTGGCTTTCGGTGCCACTGGCTATAACGGTGCTTACAACACTGGCGTTGAGGTGGGCGTGCGCAACCCGTACGACGGCACGCGTATCGCGGGTGGCTCATCCTCTGGCAGCGCCGCAGCATTAGGCGCACGTATGGCCCTGGCGGCATTGGGCACCGACACCGGTGGCTCGATGCGCATTCCGCCAGCGCTCAATGGCTGCGCTTCGTTGCGCCCAAGCGCAGGACGCTACTCCGACCGTGGCGTTATCCCGATTGCCCGCAGCCGCGACACGGTCGGACCGATGGCGCTGTGCATGGCCGACGTAGCGCTCCTCGATGGATTGATCACGGGTGAGTACGCAATGCCATCGGTGGTGCTGGGCGAGTTGCGCTTAGGCGTACCGAGCGAGTTTTGGGAGAACCTCGATGAGGACACCTACGAGCAAGCGGTGGCCGCGGCAGAAAAGCTGAGCGGCCACGGCGTGACCCTGGTACCCATCGAAGATGCCGGCCTGCATGCACTGAACGAGCCGGTAGGTTTCCCCGTGGTGATCCATGAGGCCTACGACTGCATGGTCGACTACCTGCGCGACTACGGTCATGCCATGACCATCGAGCAGCTCGCCGAGAACATTCACAGCCCCGATGTGCGCTGGATTTATGACCACTGGGTACTGCCACGCAAAATGCCGGTCGGCGATCAACTGGTGGATGTTGCACCGGCTTATCAGGCTGCGCAGAACGGTGGCCGTCAGGCGCTGCTTGAGCGTTACCAGACGCTGTTTGAGCTGCACCAGCTCGACGCGCTGCTGTTTCCCACTACGGCAGTAGTGGCTCCATTGGCCAACGACGAGGTCAACCAGCCAAGCATCTTCGAGCGCCTGATCCAGAACACCGAGCCAGCCGCCAGCGCGGGTCTGCCGTGTATTCAGTTGCCGGTAGGGCTGGGTAGCCGAAGCGGTTTGCCTGTGGGCATGGAGTTGGACGGTCCACCCGGTTGCGACCGCCGCCTGCTGGCTATCGGTCAGATGCTGGAAGGCCTGTTTGGCCGAGTACCACGCGCTTGAACCGTGTGGTCCGTGAGGAGGCGTTATGAGTCAGGGCAGTCTGTGGCGCGACAAGGTGGTGATTGTGACCGGGGGCGGCAGCGGGATAGGCCGCGATGTTTGCCTGGCGCTGGCACGCGAAGGCGCACGTGTGGTGATTGGCAATCGCACTGCGCAGTCTGGTCAGGCGGTGGTCGAGGAAATCCTCGCTGGCGGTGGTCAGGCGTTGTTCCGTGCCACGGATGTGTCCTGCGCGGCGGATTGCCAAGCCTTGGTCGCGCTGGCCATCAACACCTACGGTCGCCTCGATGGCGCATTCAATAATGCGGGTCTGCAGCGCGACTTCAACGACGTGCATGAGACCCCGCTGGAAGACCTGTCCGAGGTCATCGACATCGACCTCAAGGGCGTGCTGTACATGATGAAGTATGAGGCGGCCGCGATGCTCAACGGCCACGGCGGCGCCATCGTTAACAACGCCTCGATCTTCGGCCTTAAGGCGATGCCCAAGACCGCCTGTTACGTTGCCGCCAAGCACGGAGTTGTCGGGGCAACCCGCGCCGTAGCGCTGGATTACGCGACTCGCGGCATCCGCGTCAATGCCATCTGCCCCGGCCCGATCAAAACGCCAAGTTTCGACCGTGTCACCGGTGGCGACGAACACATGTATGACGAAGGCGTTCCCATGCACCGCATTGGCCGTCCCGAGGAAGTGACCACGGCGGTGCTATGGCTGCTGTCGGAACAATCTTCTTATGTAACGGGCACGACCCTCTCGGTAGATGGCGGCATGTCGGCCGAATGAATCGTCCTGATCAGCAACGGTCAAAGGAGAACAATAAATGATCAATGCTTTGAGCTACGTGGTGGTGCAAACCCCGCACCTCGACGCCTGGATAGAGCAGGCCCGGCACCACATTGGCTTGCATGTCGATGTGGTCGAACCTGATGTCTGTGTGCGCTTGCGTGCAGATGAGAAGGTTCAGCGCTTGCTGGTCAGCGCCTGCAAGGGGGAGGCGACAATGGGCATGGGGTTCGGAGTGCTCGATGCCGCCGCTCTGGAGAACACCCGGCAGGCCCTTGAGGATGCAGGTTATCCGACCACCGATGGCACTGCTGAAGAGCTACGCCTGCGGGGTGTGGCGGGCATGGTGCACTTCACTGACCCGGACGGTCTGCGCCTGGAAGTTGCCTACGGTCTCGCCGATGCCACGACTCCGTTTGTACCGGGGCGCCCTCTGGGTGGCTTCCGTACCGGCGACATGGGCTTGGGGCATGTTGCATTGATCACTGGGCACTTCGATAAGCTCAGTCACCTGTACCGCAACGTGTTGGGTTTCAAGGTGAGCGACCACACCCATGCACCCTTTCGCGTCGAGTTCCTGCACTGCAATCCGCGCCATCACACCCTCGGTCTGGCACACACCGGTGGTCCGGCGAAGATCTACCACCTAATGCTCGAGTACAACGATTTCGACGACGTTGGGCGCGCCTACGACATGGCCCTGGTCAACCCCGAATGCATCGGAGTCACGCTGGGTCGCCATATCAATGACCACGTCACCTCCTTCTACTTGAAGAACCCGGACGGCTGGATGTTCGAGCTGGGTTGGGCCAGCCGCACCGTCGGCCCGGACTGGGAAGTCGAGGAGCTGCAAGGCATGAGTCTGTGGGGCCATGACCGCTCATGGCTGCCGGACGACAAGCGCGAAGAAGCGCGACAAATCCTCAAGCGTCTGGCCGATCAGGGCGTGCGTGCCCCAGTCGTGACCACTGCGCAAACCGCTAAGGCCAAACAATGACTGCACACTCTCAATCCGTCTCGCCGGAAATTGCCAACCGTATTCAAATTGGCGAATGCACCCTCAACTATCACGACCAGGGCGAGGGCGACGTCATTCTGTTGATCCACGGCTCCGGACCGGGCGTGACCGGCTGGGCTAACTGGCGCGGGGTGATTCCAACCCTGTCGCAGCGGGCGCGGGTCATCGCTCCCGATATGCTCGGCTTCGGTTACACCCGTTGTCCATCGGAGTGGAAACTGGACCCTGCCATTTGGGTGCAGTCACTGATCGGCTTGCTCGATGCGCTGAACATCAAGCAAGTGTCCATTGTCGGCAACTCCTTTGGTGGTGCCATTGCCCTGGCGTTAGCCAAGGCTTATCCGCAGCGCGTACAGCGCTTGGTGCTGATGGGCGCTGCTGGCCTGTCGTTCCCGATTACCGACGGACTGGACAAGGTCTGGGGTTATCAGCCGTCGTTGCAGGCGATGCGCGGGCTGATGGAGGTGTTTGCCTACGACCATGGCCTGATAAACGACGACCTGGTCAGCATGCGCTATCAGGCGAGCATTCGCGACGACGTGCAAAGCCGTTTCGCCCAACTGTTCCCCGCACCGCGCCAGCAAGGCGTGGAAATGCTCGCCCTGGCCGAAGATGATTTACGCGCGTTGCCACACCAGACGCTGCTGATCCACGGTCGTGACGACAAGGTCATTCCGCTGGAGTTGTCCGAGCGCATGTTGCGCCTGATTCCCCATTCCCAGATGCACGTGTTCGGCGAATGCGGGCACTGGGTTCAGATCGAAAAGGCCCAGGCCTTCAACCGCCTACTGGTCGACTTTCTGGTCGACCAACCGGCCAATGCAGGAGCATGACCATGAATCGAGAAACTATTAAGGGCCGCTGGTCCATCCAATCCTGGGAGCAGCTGTACGACGATGGCCGGGTGGTGTGCCCAATGGGCACTGAGCTGGAAGGCTTTATTGAGTACAGCGACTTCGGCATGTTTTGCGTGGTGGCCAAGAAAGGCCGCGAGCTATTCCTGACAGGTGGCCAGTGGTCGGCCGAGGACGCCGAGAAGGCTGCTGCCTACAGCAGCTACCTGACTTACGCAGGCGACTTCGACGTAGCAGGCAACACGATCACCCACAAAGTGCGCTACAGCATTTTCCCCAATTGGGTCGGTGGCAACCAGCTCCGTACCGCCGAACTGGATGGCGATACCCTGTCGCTTACGGCACGTCTTGAAGAGGGCAGCGGCGAAGCCCGTACCGCACGCCTGATGTGGACGCGTGCCACGGTTGTGCCAAGCTGATTAATGTTCGGCGCGCAGCGTGTTTGCGTGTCGAATTTCTCTGCTTCCGCCCATCCCAATAGCCCTGAAACCCCGTATTTACTGGATTTCAGGCACAAAAAAAGACGTCCGTGGACGTCTTTTTTTGTGGATTTGGTGGGCCGGGGTAATCTGAACTGAATTTATAACTAATTGATTTAAAATGGATTGTACGGTTTAAAAAGTTTTTTGGAATACCAATTGGAATACCAAAATATTGAGCTAACGGCGCAGAGAGACAAGGTGTCTGCCGGTTCCATTCTCTAAAGGTGTTTTTTCTAAGTGGTTTTCAGGCTGTCTGCCAGGTACACGCCAGTCCCAGACTCCATCGTTATCAGGCGCTCCACGACTTGGGCCCGTGCCAGCTGGTGCTTCTCTGCGAGCTCATCGAGCAGGCGTATCACTGTTTTCGAGAGTTCGACGTTAACTTGCTTCTTGCCCGCTGCCACCATGTCTTCGTCATGCCGCTTGCGGCTCCAACGATTCTTGATTTGCTGGAGGATGAATTTCTGCTCGTCGGGGCGAAGCTCAATGCCATCGAAGTACATGAGTAGCTCGGTGTAATTGTTGAAAGGGGGCTGATTTTTGAATAGGAATTTATTTTTTTTCTTCAGCCACTCCCAGGCGCATTGACAGCGCTTGGTACCGTCCTTTTTGTCTTTGAACCACTCGAAGTCACGGTCCTTCACCTTGTGCTTGCACCAAGCATCGCGAAGGTCTTCGATTGCGGCTGTTTTAACTGTGAGGTCGACATCCCAGAGATCGAGCATGGCGATGAAACGATTTCTGTCGGTGAGGTGTGCCAGGTCTTTAGACGGTTCCTGAGGAGGTCTCAAATCGGTGATGCCTTCAAACTCGCGAAGTAGCCATTGATGCTGCCTTTCACCTCCGTCAATCCACTTTAACTTGGCGTCTGGAACCAGGAACTTGTCTTTTAGTGAGGGGATGCGTGCGCGGAGCAAAAGCTTGTCTTTTAGGCATCGGGCGATCTCATCTCGCATGGTCCTGCCGTTGCAGCTGGCAGGGTCGAGGTTGGTTTGCTCATCGCGGTATAGGTACAGCCATAGCCATAGCCAAATGTCATGACGATTGTTCGGTCGCCGCTCATTGAGCTGCTGGGCCAGCTCATCGTGCCAATCATCGTTGAAGGAAAGCCCGTCCATCGCGGAACCAGTCATAGTCAATACCTATTATATCGATTGTTTGTTAATGCAAAACCTATTAAATGGTTGTAATTTTAGTGCGGTTCTAGGTCTATTCTATAGATGATCTATGGAGATTCAAGTGTGAATCTATGTATATTCTAGGAATTAATTTATCATTAAAAGTCCATAGATAAAGGCTATATAGCAGTTATTGCTAGTGATTTAACAGTAGGCAGTGTGATTTTTCACTCTGCGAATCGCTACTATTTTTAGGAGGGCAATTTTTGAGGTGGGTCATGAGAGCGTCAGTGACGCTTTGCCATGCTCCAGGAGGGCGCATATGGCATTGAGCTCATTGGTAAGTACGGGCGTATCGAGAGGATGAAATTGGCGGCGCTATGTAGGTATTGAGGGGCTGTGCTCGTCTGTAGGCATAGACCTCTGGTCTGTGCGCGACAGAATTGATTCATCGTCATGAATCTTGGGCTATTTACGTTGCAGTGGGGCGTGCACGTGGTGCGTATTTTCTTACAAGACATGCCAATCCTCTGAACGGATAAGAGGAGCCAGTTCATGAGGATCATTCGCCTGAAAGACGTCAAGCATTCCACCGGCCTGGGTCGGTCCACGATCTATAAGTACATCAGCGAGGGGAGCTTTCCAAAACCAATATCATTGGGCGACAGGGCTGTCGGTTGGGTTGAAAGCGAAGTGATGGGCTGGGTCATGACAAGGATAGAGGCGCGCGATCTGCAAGTGGCAGCTGCCGCTTGATTTTGAGAACGGTACCATCGGTTTGCGCTATCCATTGCGACTGAAGACAGGAAGCACCATGACCGGATCGCCTCCGGTCATGGTGCTTTTTTGCCGGAGTGGCAGTCGCCTTGGAAGTCATTGCTTTGGGAGGGATTTTTCTGTGTTCTTGGCTAATATGAAGGCTATAGGTTTTCGGTATTGGTAGTATGATTTCTATAGCTGTTATCTATTACTAACTCCCCCACCTATCGACTACAAATAGCATTCAGAGGGACACGCATAGCCCTGTGGATGGACGGGCACCACTCAGGAGCAAGGGTTAAAAACTACTCAACGTGCTGAAGGTATGAACCTCAACATAGAGTAATACCCATGCGTCGTCATCCTGGCAATTCCAACCTGCACCTTCATACCGGCGATACCTTCCAGGGCTTACCTCTTCAGGTGAACAAAGGCCCATTCATCCGTGAGTACCTGAGTCGTCTCAACGAGACGATGAATCGGGCTCTTGCTCAATACCCTCGGGTATTTGCGTTCAGGTTTGACCTTCGACTTCCTGTAGGTATTCCGCTGTCTGACTATGCCTACACGAATGAAGTAATCGATCGTTTCATTGAGTCGTTTAAAGCCAAGATCAAGCACAACCGCCGCATGGCTCGCGTGCTGAGTAAATATGCCCATGACAGCAATGTCCGATACCTGTGGACGAGGGAATGTGGGCAGCATGGCACGCCTCACCATCACTTGGTAATTCTGCTGAACTACGATGCGTTCAACACGCTGGGTTATTTCACGTCTGGCAGAGAAAATATATTCACTCGTTTGGAGGATGCTTGGGCCAGTGCCTTGGGCTTGCCAGCGGGAGGGGTCAAAGGCTTGGTTGAAGTGCCGCGTAATCCGACTTACCGCCTAGATCGTGGGGTCTGGGAAGGGCAGGCAGAGTTCTTCTTTAGGTCTAGCTATCTCTGTAAGGCTGCCACCAAGGTTTTTGGGGATGGCAGTCATGGCTGTGGCGCTAGCCGGATTTGAGCATGCTCGTTGGTCCTTAAATGAAGCCAGAGGGCAGTACTGATAGCCTTGCTGCCAATCAAGGCTATGACCCTGATCAGTGCCAGCCCCAGATAGATCAGTTAAAAAAGCTTATTGAGATAGATATGACCCAATCCAGCAGGTTGATCCGCTATGACACAATTCACTGACTCCAGTGCCACCCCTCCAGCCGCGCTCTGCGCATGCATTACGGCCGCACGTTCAGCGGGCTACCTGTCATGTGTATGAGCATGGCTTTGTATCGACAAACTTGTGCTTAACCCATTACCCAATGAGTCCATCATTTTAGTAGGTGATGTCATGAGCTTTCCTATCATCGATTCTCGAATTCATCTGTCCCAATCAAGCGCTTCGATCGTAATCAGCCATCTGGTTCAAGCAATCGCTTGTACGGACGAGCCTGCCTTCCATGTCGCCCTAGATGCGGCAGGCGAGGAGCAGGTAATGCCGACATCGCTATCCGAGCTATTCAAGTACATGCCACTGATTAAAGGTGACCACGCGGATCACTACGACGACAACCATTTAGAGGTGTTTTGGACTGCTTACCAAGGTATGGGGTTTGAAAATAGTCCATTTGGGCTTGTCTGCATGAACAATGCGGAGACGGGCTATTTAAGCACTGCTCAAATGATGAATGCACTGGTCGATAGAATCCGACAGCTGATCGGCTAGTC includes:
- the iaaH gene encoding indoleacetamide hydrolase; the protein is MTVFESASVHVSTDMTIAEASEAFRNGVLSSVELVQACLKRSEEGKSLNVYVTLDSAGALQAAQAADAARKAGEPLKPLSGIPIVIKDNIHVAGLQCTAGSPAFAGFVPSEDSPCVQKLREAGAIILGKTNMHELAFGATGYNGAYNTGVEVGVRNPYDGTRIAGGSSSGSAAALGARMALAALGTDTGGSMRIPPALNGCASLRPSAGRYSDRGVIPIARSRDTVGPMALCMADVALLDGLITGEYAMPSVVLGELRLGVPSEFWENLDEDTYEQAVAAAEKLSGHGVTLVPIEDAGLHALNEPVGFPVVIHEAYDCMVDYLRDYGHAMTIEQLAENIHSPDVRWIYDHWVLPRKMPVGDQLVDVAPAYQAAQNGGRQALLERYQTLFELHQLDALLFPTTAVVAPLANDEVNQPSIFERLIQNTEPAASAGLPCIQLPVGLGSRSGLPVGMELDGPPGCDRRLLAIGQMLEGLFGRVPRA
- a CDS encoding AlpA family transcriptional regulator; the encoded protein is MRIIRLKDVKHSTGLGRSTIYKYISEGSFPKPISLGDRAVGWVESEVMGWVMTRIEARDLQVAAAA
- a CDS encoding lipocalin-like domain-containing protein, whose translation is MNRETIKGRWSIQSWEQLYDDGRVVCPMGTELEGFIEYSDFGMFCVVAKKGRELFLTGGQWSAEDAEKAAAYSSYLTYAGDFDVAGNTITHKVRYSIFPNWVGGNQLRTAELDGDTLSLTARLEEGSGEARTARLMWTRATVVPS
- a CDS encoding glucose 1-dehydrogenase — its product is MSQGSLWRDKVVIVTGGGSGIGRDVCLALAREGARVVIGNRTAQSGQAVVEEILAGGGQALFRATDVSCAADCQALVALAINTYGRLDGAFNNAGLQRDFNDVHETPLEDLSEVIDIDLKGVLYMMKYEAAAMLNGHGGAIVNNASIFGLKAMPKTACYVAAKHGVVGATRAVALDYATRGIRVNAICPGPIKTPSFDRVTGGDEHMYDEGVPMHRIGRPEEVTTAVLWLLSEQSSYVTGTTLSVDGGMSAE
- a CDS encoding aspartate/glutamate racemase family protein; protein product: MKKRIKMIFPVPMSEATRPLVESQLPASLMRPDIDVSFVGAGQVMTLADSYYDMALMELAVIEAGIKAEEEGYDAVCVNTVSDSGLSALRSRLSIPVLAPGIAAFHTACMLGQKFSILTMWPRWYPLYRKTIKEYGLESRLASIRSIDVRPDTEALLEGKEEVVFAKLLEAGRLAIEQDGADVIVLGSTTMHQSHAYLAQHLPVPVLNPGLIAYKMCEVLLDLGLCHSKIAYPSPEQNKDAAFSR
- a CDS encoding FAD-binding oxidoreductase codes for the protein MNEPVHQVTLNFADGVTRSFSVAPNSNILDAAIEAQMPVLFQCRSGSCSSCISTLTEGEALTRPGASSTLLASEFAAGQRLLCVCQAESDCTFDLGYGSEVGSSAAHEVHAFIDSVERIASNVMRVTLELAEGEWMEFRPGQFMQIVVPGLGVLRSYSPASTQQSLPKMEFLIRLLPGGAMSEFLESVAESDQVLNLSGPYGAFFLREEHKRAPHIFVAGGTGLAPILSMIDALRQGSGRKPPMLLTFGCAVPEALFSLEDIELRQQWLPSLETRICVDREATDGLHQGSPVSALREGDINHPDAVAYLCGPQPMIDAATKRLIELGMKSQNIFAEQFVASN
- a CDS encoding alpha/beta hydrolase; its protein translation is MTAHSQSVSPEIANRIQIGECTLNYHDQGEGDVILLIHGSGPGVTGWANWRGVIPTLSQRARVIAPDMLGFGYTRCPSEWKLDPAIWVQSLIGLLDALNIKQVSIVGNSFGGAIALALAKAYPQRVQRLVLMGAAGLSFPITDGLDKVWGYQPSLQAMRGLMEVFAYDHGLINDDLVSMRYQASIRDDVQSRFAQLFPAPRQQGVEMLALAEDDLRALPHQTLLIHGRDDKVIPLELSERMLRLIPHSQMHVFGECGHWVQIEKAQAFNRLLVDFLVDQPANAGA
- a CDS encoding inovirus Gp2 family protein — encoded protein: MRRHPGNSNLHLHTGDTFQGLPLQVNKGPFIREYLSRLNETMNRALAQYPRVFAFRFDLRLPVGIPLSDYAYTNEVIDRFIESFKAKIKHNRRMARVLSKYAHDSNVRYLWTRECGQHGTPHHHLVILLNYDAFNTLGYFTSGRENIFTRLEDAWASALGLPAGGVKGLVEVPRNPTYRLDRGVWEGQAEFFFRSSYLCKAATKVFGDGSHGCGASRI
- a CDS encoding VOC family protein; this translates as MINALSYVVVQTPHLDAWIEQARHHIGLHVDVVEPDVCVRLRADEKVQRLLVSACKGEATMGMGFGVLDAAALENTRQALEDAGYPTTDGTAEELRLRGVAGMVHFTDPDGLRLEVAYGLADATTPFVPGRPLGGFRTGDMGLGHVALITGHFDKLSHLYRNVLGFKVSDHTHAPFRVEFLHCNPRHHTLGLAHTGGPAKIYHLMLEYNDFDDVGRAYDMALVNPECIGVTLGRHINDHVTSFYLKNPDGWMFELGWASRTVGPDWEVEELQGMSLWGHDRSWLPDDKREEARQILKRLADQGVRAPVVTTAQTAKAKQ
- a CDS encoding acetylornithine deacetylase: MKPTTSLPFSAQQDQWYEQARARLNPQRLKQLLFDISNIHSPTGATRQASEFMSRHLQGIGMKSRYCPMSDITGNVVGECRGSGGGATVLLYAPIDTHLDRTPGEEMLTGEGQEADLQPFAQMVDDWVFGLGSSNPKAMIATLTEVATALIEAEVPLRGDLLLGMADGGMPVDISARHAGMSNGVIHLLNRGMYPDFAIIMKPWNWVYHEEPGMAWFKLKVYGTLGYAGVPHDIPGFRSSVVPSATVIQELQQWILAYTKRNTSGVIEPHGWISGVRGGDVERPAFPSAVTEIFFDVRINPRVSPGDVKAQFAEFVDDLKVRFPALDLGWEMYGSVPGGTTDPQNWIIQSCKRGWEFIEQRPHGMPDMLAGQTDGAALRRYGVPTARIGWPWPATGAPLPVAEGLGGMGATYVPDLMPCAEKILYALIDTLTRPRHELGL